Proteins found in one Miscanthus floridulus cultivar M001 chromosome 4, ASM1932011v1, whole genome shotgun sequence genomic segment:
- the LOC136552110 gene encoding DNA repair RAD52-like protein 2, chloroplastic, protein MLSFYAPGWCGEVRDVIYSENGTVTVVYRVILKGTDGEAYRDATGTAQVHEGRREDAVAAAEEAAFCKACARFGFSLYLYHQDDTHHDDHFH, encoded by the exons ATGCTTAGCTTTTACGCACCAG GTTGGTGTGGAGAAGTTCGTGACGTTATTTATTCTGAGAATGGAACTGTAACCGTGGTATATCGAGTGATACTTAAAGGAACTGATGGAGAG GCATACAGAGATGCCACGGGTACAGCACAGGTCCATGAGGGGCGCAGGGAAGATGCTGTTGCCGCCGCGGAGGAAGCTGCATTCTGCAAAGCCTGCGCGCGGTTTGGTTTTAGCCTGTACCTGTACCACCAGGATGATACTCATCACGACGACCACTTCCATTGA